A stretch of Myroides oncorhynchi DNA encodes these proteins:
- a CDS encoding aminopeptidase P family protein, with protein sequence MTYLEKLSEIRSLMKSKGIDGYIIPSSDPHISEYLPDYYKCISWTSGFRGSAGTLVITQDFAGLWTDSRYFVQGPGQLKGSGFELVRLKVQHAPEYVNWLGDKLSAGSTVAFDGNLASLAVANSVKTILEPLNIKIDGHVDLLDLIWKDRPGLPTELAYTLPISITGQSTPDKIAAVRKVLKEKRATSHLISSLDDLAWVLNIRGTDVKCNPVTLGFVFISQDKSILFIDSKKLDKGTAEELQGYGILIKPYEEVRNYLKSLSASETILLDPKRTCFATYDSVPTNVKILEDMNPSTMLKAVKNEVELNHERQAMVNDGVALTKFFKWIEENVASGQLSEMSIADHLRDLRAAQPGFKDISFDTIAGYKDHGALPHYKAELDSNYILEAKGLLLVDSGGQYETGTTDITRVISLGQLTQEEKEDYTYVLKGTIEGSMAIFTKGTRGYQIDAITRRPIWASMRNYGHGTGHGVGFFLNVHEGPHTFNGAAVDIAIETGMVSSIEPGLYREGKHGIRIENLVVSRDISSNQFGDFMDFETITICYIATDLVDKSLLEQVHIDWLNNYNQWVYESLESKLSPVEAAWLKEKTKAI encoded by the coding sequence ATGACATATTTAGAAAAACTATCAGAGATACGTTCTTTAATGAAGAGCAAGGGTATAGATGGATATATTATTCCTTCGTCAGATCCTCATATTAGTGAATACTTACCAGATTATTACAAGTGTATATCTTGGACATCTGGTTTTAGAGGTTCTGCAGGAACATTAGTTATTACACAAGACTTCGCTGGATTATGGACAGATTCTCGTTATTTCGTACAAGGGCCTGGACAGTTAAAAGGATCAGGTTTTGAGCTAGTAAGGTTAAAAGTACAACATGCACCGGAGTATGTTAATTGGTTAGGAGATAAATTATCTGCTGGGAGTACAGTAGCATTTGACGGTAACTTAGCGTCACTAGCTGTAGCTAATTCGGTAAAAACAATCTTAGAGCCTCTTAATATTAAGATAGATGGACATGTAGATTTGTTAGATTTGATTTGGAAAGATAGACCTGGACTACCTACAGAGCTTGCTTATACGCTTCCAATATCTATTACGGGACAATCTACTCCTGATAAAATAGCAGCTGTACGCAAAGTATTAAAAGAAAAAAGAGCCACATCGCATTTGATCTCTTCATTAGATGATCTTGCTTGGGTATTAAATATAAGAGGAACAGATGTGAAGTGCAACCCTGTTACACTTGGATTTGTTTTTATTAGTCAAGATAAATCAATCTTGTTTATTGACTCTAAAAAGTTAGATAAAGGAACAGCTGAAGAGTTACAAGGTTATGGTATTCTTATCAAGCCTTATGAAGAGGTAAGAAATTACCTTAAATCATTAAGCGCAAGTGAGACAATTTTGTTAGATCCTAAGCGCACTTGTTTTGCTACGTATGACTCAGTACCTACTAATGTAAAAATATTAGAAGATATGAATCCGTCTACGATGCTTAAAGCTGTTAAGAATGAAGTAGAGCTTAACCACGAGAGACAGGCAATGGTGAACGATGGTGTAGCTTTAACGAAGTTCTTCAAATGGATTGAAGAGAATGTTGCTTCAGGACAGTTATCAGAGATGAGTATAGCAGATCACTTAAGAGATTTGCGTGCAGCTCAACCAGGGTTTAAAGATATCAGCTTTGACACTATTGCAGGGTATAAAGACCATGGAGCATTACCTCATTACAAAGCAGAGTTAGATAGCAATTACATATTAGAAGCAAAAGGATTATTATTAGTAGATTCGGGAGGACAGTATGAGACTGGTACTACAGATATCACTCGTGTAATCTCTTTAGGTCAACTAACTCAAGAAGAAAAAGAAGACTATACTTATGTGCTAAAAGGTACAATAGAAGGGTCAATGGCGATCTTCACTAAAGGAACTAGAGGATATCAGATAGATGCTATCACTCGTCGCCCTATCTGGGCGTCTATGCGTAACTATGGACATGGTACAGGACATGGGGTAGGATTCTTTCTTAATGTGCATGAAGGACCACATACTTTTAATGGAGCAGCAGTAGATATCGCTATTGAGACAGGTATGGTGAGTTCTATCGAGCCGGGTCTATATAGAGAAGGTAAGCACGGTATCCGTATTGAAAACTTGGTGGTATCTAGAGATATTAGCTCTAATCAGTTCGGAGACTTTATGGACTTTGAGACCATTACAATCTGTTATATTGCAACTGATTTAGTAGATAAATCTCTATTAGAGCAAGTACATATTGACTGGTTAAATAACTATAACCAATGGGTATATGAATCGTTAGAATCTAAATTATCACCTGTAGAAGCAGCGTGGTTAAAAGAGAAAACAAAGGCAATTTAG
- a CDS encoding GNAT family N-acetyltransferase, whose amino-acid sequence MIKLEPFTTNDIPVMLNWNFSDDELVQFGGTAFTHPLTEQQIVSFLNTDNSMFFKAIDTENNVVIGVGEIVLMDDNIAKLARIVIGDRESRGKGYGQRMMISFVRYAHKELLRENIILNVFDWNEGAIKCYEKIGFTFADVPPRSFDLPNGKLWFTKQMNFTGFKKY is encoded by the coding sequence ATGATAAAACTAGAACCATTTACTACTAATGACATTCCTGTTATGCTTAATTGGAATTTCTCTGATGATGAATTAGTCCAATTCGGAGGAACTGCATTCACTCATCCTTTAACAGAGCAACAAATAGTATCTTTCTTAAATACAGATAACTCAATGTTCTTTAAAGCGATAGACACAGAGAATAATGTCGTCATCGGTGTAGGTGAAATAGTACTCATGGATGATAACATAGCTAAATTAGCACGTATCGTGATAGGCGATAGAGAGAGTCGTGGTAAAGGTTACGGTCAACGCATGATGATATCTTTTGTACGATATGCTCATAAAGAACTATTGAGAGAGAATATAATACTAAACGTATTCGATTGGAATGAAGGAGCAATTAAATGCTATGAGAAGATTGGCTTCACCTTTGCAGATGTTCCCCCTCGTAGTTTCGATTTACCCAATGGCAAACTATGGTTTACCAAACAAATGAATTTTACAGGTTTTAAAAAGTATTAA
- the aroC gene encoding chorismate synthase, whose protein sequence is MAGNTYGNRFRVTTFGESHGVAIGGIIDGCPAGVTLDLEAIQQELDRRKPGQSKIVTQRKEADEVKFLSGIFEGKTTGTPIGFMIENTNSKSKDYDHIKDIYRPSHADYVYDEKYGHRDHRGGGRSSARETASRVVAGAIAKQVLKDLNITAYVASVGDITVDKPYQELDFNQIELNPVRCADPVKAVQMEELIKDIKKDGDSIGGTIICVVQNVPVGLGEPVFDRLDADLAKAMLGINAVKGVEFGRGFEGTKMRGSEHNDSILPDGSTTTNNAGGIVGGISNGMDIYFRVAFKPTATLMKDQQSINTAHEVVTVQGKGRHDACVLPRAVPIVEAMTAITLLDFYIEQFGRK, encoded by the coding sequence ATGGCAGGTAATACTTATGGCAATAGGTTTAGAGTAACTACATTCGGTGAGTCACACGGTGTAGCGATAGGTGGTATTATAGACGGCTGTCCAGCAGGTGTAACGTTAGATTTAGAGGCTATCCAACAGGAACTAGATAGACGTAAACCTGGGCAGTCTAAGATAGTAACACAGCGCAAAGAAGCTGATGAAGTAAAGTTTCTTTCAGGGATATTTGAAGGGAAGACAACAGGTACTCCGATAGGCTTTATGATAGAAAATACAAATTCGAAGTCTAAGGATTACGACCATATTAAAGATATTTATCGCCCTAGCCATGCGGATTATGTATATGATGAGAAGTACGGTCACCGTGATCACAGAGGTGGAGGACGTAGCTCTGCTCGTGAAACGGCAAGTAGAGTAGTGGCAGGTGCTATCGCAAAACAAGTATTGAAAGACTTGAATATAACGGCTTATGTAGCTTCTGTAGGAGATATCACAGTAGATAAGCCTTACCAAGAGCTAGATTTTAATCAAATAGAGTTGAACCCTGTACGCTGTGCTGATCCTGTAAAGGCAGTGCAAATGGAGGAGCTAATTAAAGACATAAAGAAAGATGGTGATTCTATAGGAGGGACTATTATCTGTGTGGTACAGAACGTGCCTGTAGGGTTAGGAGAACCTGTATTTGATCGTTTAGATGCTGATTTGGCAAAAGCTATGCTAGGGATTAATGCTGTAAAAGGAGTAGAGTTTGGTAGAGGATTTGAAGGAACGAAGATGAGAGGGAGCGAGCATAATGACTCTATCTTACCTGATGGCAGTACTACAACAAATAATGCAGGGGGTATAGTAGGGGGTATTAGCAACGGTATGGATATTTACTTTAGAGTTGCCTTTAAACCAACAGCCACTTTAATGAAAGATCAACAGTCTATTAATACAGCACACGAAGTAGTAACTGTACAAGGAAAGGGAAGACACGACGCCTGTGTATTACCTCGTGCAGTGCCTATTGTGGAAGCGATGACTGCAATCACGTTACTAGATTTTTATATAGAACAATTCGGAAGGAAGTAA
- a CDS encoding HAMP domain-containing sensor histidine kinase — protein sequence MNLRTRLTTYSTIAFGIVFLVASLLIFFAYFSKTQDSINRSLKNTTLLSAIYYLEQDELSQSEHSVIKEEFRAAIQSKNVAVYNDNGELAYGALTEDPILTREELNKVRTLKSYHFKNKEHFYYGIYYPDNQGDFVVFTRESTVDFTGQMRTLILILSAVLIGGLLAIYFLSRYISNIAYKPIKNIVKQVNQVNYSNLEQGIEVPKSNDELEELISTYNNLLTRLSETFLIQKNFINYVSHEFKTPLTAISGNLEVFAQKERTPEEYQQVAHDALENVYKIENILSNLLLLSGLKNAEKDHGLIRIDELIWNIYEALQEKLIEFKTTIQIDIQVEDFSKLEFRANETLIHLALYNIIENAVKYSNNNPIAITLTVRDNRLQVIVADNGKGIAEDELAFIKQTFYRGKNVGTIKGSGIGLSLATIIFEQHHIDFDISSNLQLGTVITLSF from the coding sequence ATGAATTTACGAACTCGTCTTACCACCTATAGCACGATTGCCTTTGGTATTGTATTTTTGGTTGCTTCTTTATTGATTTTCTTTGCCTACTTCTCGAAGACGCAAGACTCGATTAATAGATCACTTAAAAACACTACCCTGCTATCAGCTATCTATTACTTAGAACAAGACGAGTTGTCTCAAAGTGAACACTCTGTAATCAAAGAAGAATTTAGAGCTGCTATACAGTCTAAGAACGTCGCTGTCTATAACGATAATGGCGAACTAGCTTATGGCGCTTTGACAGAAGATCCCATCTTAACGAGAGAAGAATTAAATAAGGTACGAACGCTTAAGAGTTACCATTTTAAGAATAAAGAGCACTTCTATTACGGAATATATTACCCCGATAATCAAGGAGATTTTGTAGTCTTTACGAGAGAATCTACAGTTGATTTTACAGGGCAAATGAGAACCTTAATTCTTATCCTATCTGCAGTATTAATCGGAGGTTTATTAGCGATATACTTCCTGAGTAGATACATCTCTAACATCGCTTACAAGCCAATTAAAAACATCGTAAAACAGGTCAATCAAGTCAATTATTCTAACCTAGAACAGGGTATAGAGGTACCTAAATCAAATGATGAACTAGAAGAGCTTATCTCTACCTATAACAACCTCTTAACTCGCTTATCTGAGACATTCCTAATACAGAAAAACTTTATTAATTATGTCTCTCATGAGTTTAAAACACCGCTGACTGCTATCAGCGGGAACCTTGAAGTTTTTGCACAGAAAGAACGCACTCCTGAGGAGTATCAGCAGGTAGCACATGACGCTTTAGAGAACGTCTATAAAATAGAAAATATTCTAAGTAATCTATTGCTCTTATCAGGGTTAAAGAACGCGGAGAAAGACCACGGGTTGATTAGAATAGATGAACTAATTTGGAATATCTATGAAGCACTTCAAGAGAAGCTAATCGAGTTTAAAACCACGATACAAATAGATATACAAGTAGAGGATTTCTCTAAACTAGAATTTAGAGCAAATGAGACACTTATTCACTTGGCACTCTATAATATCATTGAGAACGCTGTAAAGTACTCTAATAATAACCCTATCGCTATTACTTTAACTGTCAGAGATAATCGACTACAGGTAATCGTCGCTGATAACGGAAAGGGCATCGCAGAGGACGAACTTGCGTTTATTAAGCAGACATTCTACCGAGGTAAGAATGTAGGTACGATTAAAGGCAGTGGTATAGGGCTATCCCTAGCTACGATTATCTTCGAACAACATCATATCGACTTTGATATCTCTTCTAATTTACAGTTGGGAACGGTTATTACTTTGAGTTTTTAA